One Coregonus clupeaformis isolate EN_2021a unplaced genomic scaffold, ASM2061545v1 scaf0038, whole genome shotgun sequence genomic region harbors:
- the LOC121576885 gene encoding transcription initiation factor TFIID subunit 4 isoform X1, producing the protein MAGASDPLEDMLFNEVDEKAVSDLVGSLESQLVSQKTSPATYSDIKREGSTGTGSQFSGKLRDQVGSLEPPQQGHPKAVLNAEPSANQAISNTSITASTSSITTGGIINAGTNLQTHGAASRIISPAPPGSVTLPAQTTSFNRGTVLGPAETSVVTTPNSNLTTTTTTAIRTASPGLQSFNGSTGAVKLVNSPAAAPQIGSGGNTVISTASAGNSIIVSMASQPPPLPNYPVSQSAVAGVTPTIALQRHPNPMASASQNGVVSAVVTQGAGSPGATTSQVMNRSNTLMHTKMVAPNQPVSAGQSIILGGSPSPVVVNSPISPAQSVASPTLTAGVKPTVNGVGQPTVTIVRPPGAPVMTTSVQQQRPGLVASPTRTVAPQLVVRPPQQTTIQLPPGFTIPPGMVLVRTDTGQLVMVPQQVLAQAQAKTQQGQAAVSNISPRPPTPTAGATIRVSTPSQAPCTPQAVRLGSPVQARMLQSPSPTSPAIQKAITMAPAGASVSVKMTTPQKAQTVITGGQALAKPGAVRPTITLNTAAASASTTPTTGTAPVSQEMQENVKKCKNFLSTLIKLASHNSPSPDTSKNVKSLVQDLLDAKIEPEEFTTRLQAELKSSPQPYLIPFLKKSLPALRLSLLNNQQSLLASTNASALAAPSTTTITRARLPTTVSPVTGIVRTPTTALGVRRPGVQGVQTRMPMVITQTIRPQVARGPTIIAGRSPVGIGAQASANQKKLNEPGGGTFRDDDDINDVASMAGVNLNEENARIMATNSELVGTKIRSCKDEAFLPPGLLHRRIMETAKRFGVTEVPAEAVNYISHATQARLRSMLEKVSTIAQHRTDGGKDEEWYEPSTDVRAQLRFFEQLDRMEKQRKDEQEREVLLKAAKSRARQEDPEQARLKAKAKEMQQAEQAQIRQREANLTALAAIGPRKKRKMDSPGSSTSGTEVASSSGAGSSTATSSRQQLRQRITRVNLRDFIFCLEQERATSRSLLLYKALLK; encoded by the exons ATGGCGGGAGCCTCCGACCCACTGGAGGACATGCTCTTCAATGAGGTAGACGAAAAAGCAGTAAGTGACTTAGTTGGCTCTTTGGAATCGCAACTTGTCAGCCAAAAGACTTCGCCCGCCACATATTCCGATATCAAGCGAGAAGGATCTACGGGCACTGGCAGCCAGTTCTCAGGGAAACTGCGTGATCAAGTGGGGTCTCTGGAGCCGCCACAACAAGGACACCCAAAAGCGGTGTTAAACGCGGAACCCAGCGCGAATCAGGCGATTTCCAATACGAGTATCACCGCTTCTACCTCTTCCATCACTACTGGAGGCATTATAAACGCTGGTACCAATTTACAAACACATGGAGCCGCATCTCGAATAATTTCCCCCGCACCACCAGGATCGGTAACTTTGCCTGCTCAGACGACAAGCTTCAACAGAGGGACTGTTTTGGGTCCAGCTGAAACATCGGTGGTGACTACTCCCAACTCAaacctaacaacaacaacaacaacagctatcAGGACTGCTTCACCTGGATTACAGAGTTTTAACGGTAGCACTGGAGCTGTGAAGTTGGTCAACTCGCCAGCTGCTGCTCCCCAAATCGGGTCAGGCGGCAACACTGTTATAAGTACTGCCAGTGCGGGCAACTCTATCATTGTGTCTATGGCTTCACAGCCTCCTCCTCTGCCAAACTATCCTGTATCTCAATCTGCTGTGGCAGGTGTTACTCCCACTATTGCATTGCAAAGGCATCCCAACCCCATGGCCAGTGCCTCACAGAATGGAGTAGTTTCTGCAGTGGTCACACAGGGTGCAGGTTCTCCAGGGGCCACCACTTCTCAGGTCATGAACCGCAGCAACACTCTCATGCACACTAAAATGGTGGCACCCAACCAGCCagtctctgctggccaatcaatAATTCTCGGAGGGTCTCCCTCTCCTGTTGTTGTGAACTCACCCATAAGCCCGGCACAGAGTGTGGCAAGTCCCACTCTCACAGCCGGGGTGAAACCAACGGTTAACGGAGTTGGTCAGCCCACGGTGACCATCGTGAGGCCCCCCGGTGCTCCTGTGATGACCACCTCCGTACAGCAGCAGAGACCTGGGCTGGTAGCGAGTCCCACGAGGACTGTGGCACCACAGCTGGTCGTCAGACCACCACAGCAAACCACCATTCAGTTACCACCTGGATTTACCATACCACCCG GTATGGTGCTGGTGCGTACGGACACAGGCCAGCTGGTAATGGTGCCTCAGCAGGTTCTAGCCCAGGCCCAGGCTAAGACTCAACAAGGCCAGGCAGCTGTCTCCAACATCTCCCCCCGGCCTCCTACACCTACCGCTGGGGCCACCATCAGAGTCAGTACTCCCAGCCAG GCCCCTTGTACACCCCAGGCTGTTCGGCTGGGGTCCCCTGTCCAGGCCAGAATGTTGCAGTCCCCCTCTCCCACCAGCCCTGCTATACAG AAGGCCATAACCATGGCTCCTGCAGGTGCCTCTGTGTCAGTGAAGATGACCACCCCTCAGAAGGCCCAGACAGTGATCACAGGGGGTCAGGCCCTGGCCAAGCCTGGTGCTGTACGGCCCACTATAACCCTTAACACTGCagcagccagtgcctccacaacCCCTACCACAGGAACGGCACCAGTCTCCCAG GAAATGCAAGAAAATGTGAAGAAGTGCAAGAACTTCCTGTCCACCCTGATCAAGCTGGCGTCCCACAACTCCCCGTCTCCAGACACATCCAAGAACGTCAAGTCCCTGGTGCAGGATCTTCTG GATGCAAAAATTGAGCCTGAGGAGTTCACCACACGTCTGCAGGCTGAGCTGAAGTCCTCTCCACAGCCGTACCTCATCCCCTTCCTCAAG AAAAGCCTTCCTGCCCTGCGGCTGTCCCTGCTCAACAACCAGCAGTCTCTGCTGGCCTCCACTAACGCTTCTGCCCTGGCCGCTCCCTCCACTACTACCATCACCAGGGCCCGGCTCCCCACCACCGTCAGCCCCGTCACGGGCATTGTCAGGACACCCACCACTGCTCTG ggTGTGAGAAGACCAGGGGTTCAGGGGGTCCAGACTCGCATGCCAATGGTCATCACCCAGACCATACGGCCACAAG TTGCAAGAGGACCCACTATTATTGCAGGCAGATCTCCTGTGGGCATTGGTGCCCAGGCCTCTGCCAATCAGAAGAAGCTAAATGAGCCTGGAGGCGGGACGTTCAG AGATGATGATGACATCAACGACGTGGCGTCCATGGCGGGGGTGAACCTGAACGAGGAGAACGCCCGTATCATGGCCACCAACTCTGAGCTGGTGGGCACCAAGATCCGCTCCTGTAAGGACGAGGCCTTCCTCCCGCCAGGCCTGCTGCACAGACGCATCATGGAGACCG CCAAGAGGTTTGGGGTGACAGAGGTCCCAGCTGAGGCAGTGAACTACATCTCCCATGCTACCCAGGCCAGGCTGAGATCCATGCTGGAGAAAGTGTCAACTATCGCCCAGCACCGCACTGACGGGGGAAAG GATGAGGAGTGGTATGAGCCGTCGACAGACGTCAGGGCCCAGCTCCGCTTCTTTGAGCAGCTGGACAGGATGGAGAAACAAAGGAAGGACGAGCAGGAGAGGGAGGTCCTACTCAAGGCTGCCAAG AGTCGCGCCAGACAGGAGGACCCAGAGCAAGCTCGGTTGAAGGCGAAAGCTAAAGAG ATGCAGCAGGCGGAGCAGGCCCAGATCCGGCAGCGTGAAGCCAACCTCACTGCCCTGGCGGCCATCGGTCCCCGCAAGAAACGCAAGATGGACTCGCCAGGGAGCTCTACATCGGGCACAGAG
- the LOC121576885 gene encoding transcription initiation factor TFIID subunit 4 isoform X2, producing the protein MAGASDPLEDMLFNEVDEKAVSDLVGSLESQLVSQKTSPATYSDIKREGSTGTGSQFSGKLRDQVGSLEPPQQGHPKAVLNAEPSANQAISNTSITASTSSITTGGIINAGTNLQTHGAASRIISPAPPGSVTLPAQTTSFNRGTVLGPAETSVVTTPNSNLTTTTTTAIRTASPGLQSFNGSTGAVKLVNSPAAAPQIGSGGNTVISTASAGNSIIVSMASQPPPLPNYPVSQSAVAGVTPTIALQRHPNPMASASQNGVVSAVVTQGAGSPGATTSQVMNRSNTLMHTKMVAPNQPVSAGQSIILGGSPSPVVVNSPISPAQSVASPTLTAGVKPTVNGVGQPTVTIVRPPGAPVMTTSVQQQRPGLVASPTRTVAPQLVVRPPQQTTIQLPPGFTIPPGMVLVRTDTGQLVMVPQQVLAQAQAKTQQGQAAVSNISPRPPTPTAGATIRVSTPSQAPCTPQAVRLGSPVQARMLQSPSPTSPAIQAITMAPAGASVSVKMTTPQKAQTVITGGQALAKPGAVRPTITLNTAAASASTTPTTGTAPVSQEMQENVKKCKNFLSTLIKLASHNSPSPDTSKNVKSLVQDLLDAKIEPEEFTTRLQAELKSSPQPYLIPFLKKSLPALRLSLLNNQQSLLASTNASALAAPSTTTITRARLPTTVSPVTGIVRTPTTALGVRRPGVQGVQTRMPMVITQTIRPQVARGPTIIAGRSPVGIGAQASANQKKLNEPGGGTFRDDDDINDVASMAGVNLNEENARIMATNSELVGTKIRSCKDEAFLPPGLLHRRIMETAKRFGVTEVPAEAVNYISHATQARLRSMLEKVSTIAQHRTDGGKDEEWYEPSTDVRAQLRFFEQLDRMEKQRKDEQEREVLLKAAKSRARQEDPEQARLKAKAKEMQQAEQAQIRQREANLTALAAIGPRKKRKMDSPGSSTSGTEVASSSGAGSSTATSSRQQLRQRITRVNLRDFIFCLEQERATSRSLLLYKALLK; encoded by the exons ATGGCGGGAGCCTCCGACCCACTGGAGGACATGCTCTTCAATGAGGTAGACGAAAAAGCAGTAAGTGACTTAGTTGGCTCTTTGGAATCGCAACTTGTCAGCCAAAAGACTTCGCCCGCCACATATTCCGATATCAAGCGAGAAGGATCTACGGGCACTGGCAGCCAGTTCTCAGGGAAACTGCGTGATCAAGTGGGGTCTCTGGAGCCGCCACAACAAGGACACCCAAAAGCGGTGTTAAACGCGGAACCCAGCGCGAATCAGGCGATTTCCAATACGAGTATCACCGCTTCTACCTCTTCCATCACTACTGGAGGCATTATAAACGCTGGTACCAATTTACAAACACATGGAGCCGCATCTCGAATAATTTCCCCCGCACCACCAGGATCGGTAACTTTGCCTGCTCAGACGACAAGCTTCAACAGAGGGACTGTTTTGGGTCCAGCTGAAACATCGGTGGTGACTACTCCCAACTCAaacctaacaacaacaacaacaacagctatcAGGACTGCTTCACCTGGATTACAGAGTTTTAACGGTAGCACTGGAGCTGTGAAGTTGGTCAACTCGCCAGCTGCTGCTCCCCAAATCGGGTCAGGCGGCAACACTGTTATAAGTACTGCCAGTGCGGGCAACTCTATCATTGTGTCTATGGCTTCACAGCCTCCTCCTCTGCCAAACTATCCTGTATCTCAATCTGCTGTGGCAGGTGTTACTCCCACTATTGCATTGCAAAGGCATCCCAACCCCATGGCCAGTGCCTCACAGAATGGAGTAGTTTCTGCAGTGGTCACACAGGGTGCAGGTTCTCCAGGGGCCACCACTTCTCAGGTCATGAACCGCAGCAACACTCTCATGCACACTAAAATGGTGGCACCCAACCAGCCagtctctgctggccaatcaatAATTCTCGGAGGGTCTCCCTCTCCTGTTGTTGTGAACTCACCCATAAGCCCGGCACAGAGTGTGGCAAGTCCCACTCTCACAGCCGGGGTGAAACCAACGGTTAACGGAGTTGGTCAGCCCACGGTGACCATCGTGAGGCCCCCCGGTGCTCCTGTGATGACCACCTCCGTACAGCAGCAGAGACCTGGGCTGGTAGCGAGTCCCACGAGGACTGTGGCACCACAGCTGGTCGTCAGACCACCACAGCAAACCACCATTCAGTTACCACCTGGATTTACCATACCACCCG GTATGGTGCTGGTGCGTACGGACACAGGCCAGCTGGTAATGGTGCCTCAGCAGGTTCTAGCCCAGGCCCAGGCTAAGACTCAACAAGGCCAGGCAGCTGTCTCCAACATCTCCCCCCGGCCTCCTACACCTACCGCTGGGGCCACCATCAGAGTCAGTACTCCCAGCCAG GCCCCTTGTACACCCCAGGCTGTTCGGCTGGGGTCCCCTGTCCAGGCCAGAATGTTGCAGTCCCCCTCTCCCACCAGCCCTGCTATACAG GCCATAACCATGGCTCCTGCAGGTGCCTCTGTGTCAGTGAAGATGACCACCCCTCAGAAGGCCCAGACAGTGATCACAGGGGGTCAGGCCCTGGCCAAGCCTGGTGCTGTACGGCCCACTATAACCCTTAACACTGCagcagccagtgcctccacaacCCCTACCACAGGAACGGCACCAGTCTCCCAG GAAATGCAAGAAAATGTGAAGAAGTGCAAGAACTTCCTGTCCACCCTGATCAAGCTGGCGTCCCACAACTCCCCGTCTCCAGACACATCCAAGAACGTCAAGTCCCTGGTGCAGGATCTTCTG GATGCAAAAATTGAGCCTGAGGAGTTCACCACACGTCTGCAGGCTGAGCTGAAGTCCTCTCCACAGCCGTACCTCATCCCCTTCCTCAAG AAAAGCCTTCCTGCCCTGCGGCTGTCCCTGCTCAACAACCAGCAGTCTCTGCTGGCCTCCACTAACGCTTCTGCCCTGGCCGCTCCCTCCACTACTACCATCACCAGGGCCCGGCTCCCCACCACCGTCAGCCCCGTCACGGGCATTGTCAGGACACCCACCACTGCTCTG ggTGTGAGAAGACCAGGGGTTCAGGGGGTCCAGACTCGCATGCCAATGGTCATCACCCAGACCATACGGCCACAAG TTGCAAGAGGACCCACTATTATTGCAGGCAGATCTCCTGTGGGCATTGGTGCCCAGGCCTCTGCCAATCAGAAGAAGCTAAATGAGCCTGGAGGCGGGACGTTCAG AGATGATGATGACATCAACGACGTGGCGTCCATGGCGGGGGTGAACCTGAACGAGGAGAACGCCCGTATCATGGCCACCAACTCTGAGCTGGTGGGCACCAAGATCCGCTCCTGTAAGGACGAGGCCTTCCTCCCGCCAGGCCTGCTGCACAGACGCATCATGGAGACCG CCAAGAGGTTTGGGGTGACAGAGGTCCCAGCTGAGGCAGTGAACTACATCTCCCATGCTACCCAGGCCAGGCTGAGATCCATGCTGGAGAAAGTGTCAACTATCGCCCAGCACCGCACTGACGGGGGAAAG GATGAGGAGTGGTATGAGCCGTCGACAGACGTCAGGGCCCAGCTCCGCTTCTTTGAGCAGCTGGACAGGATGGAGAAACAAAGGAAGGACGAGCAGGAGAGGGAGGTCCTACTCAAGGCTGCCAAG AGTCGCGCCAGACAGGAGGACCCAGAGCAAGCTCGGTTGAAGGCGAAAGCTAAAGAG ATGCAGCAGGCGGAGCAGGCCCAGATCCGGCAGCGTGAAGCCAACCTCACTGCCCTGGCGGCCATCGGTCCCCGCAAGAAACGCAAGATGGACTCGCCAGGGAGCTCTACATCGGGCACAGAG